GGCCGATCGCGACGTCGCGCGGCCAATGTTCGCCAGGGACGCGCGGTCCGGGGAGGCTGACGAATCGGCCTTCAAATCCTCCGTCGGCGCGGACGACGCCATCGTCGGCGCGAAGGGTGGAGAAAAAAACGAGATGCCGGCGCCAAAGCCAGAGGCGAAGCTCGAATACCGGGGCGCGATCGGGCGATTCGCGAAAGTGCCGGCCGAAAAGTCCGGGACACGCGCCGAATTCGCGACCGGCGGCGAGACCGGGGGAAGTTCCGGCGCGGGAAAAGGCATCGACACGTTGGGCGGCGTGGCCGCGCCGACCGCGAGCGTCGAAGCGCCCGAACAATCGGTCGAAGGCAAGGCGCAAACGGCGGATGTGCCCGCCCAGGAAATGAAGGACGAAGAAAGCGCGCGATCCGTCGCCGCCAGGAAAGCCGACGCCCCGACGACCGCCCAGCCGCCGCCCGCGCCGGCGAAATCCGCACCGGCGGGACCGCCCGCCGCGGCGTCCGATAACGGTTGGCGGCAAGACGGCGCGGTGCGCGAAAAAGAACGGGACGAGGCCGGCGTCGCGTCGCCCTCCGGCGAGGCCGAACAATCGCCCGCGACCAGGGGCGAGATCGGGCGCCGCTTCGACGGCCGCAACTCCGGCCTGACGCGCGGCGACATGCGCG
The sequence above is drawn from the bacterium genome and encodes:
- a CDS encoding protease complex subunit PrcB family protein translates to ADRDVARPMFARDARSGEADESAFKSSVGADDAIVGAKGGEKNEMPAPKPEAKLEYRGAIGRFAKVPAEKSGTRAEFATGGETGGSSGAGKGIDTLGGVAAPTASVEAPEQSVEGKAQTADVPAQEMKDEESARSVAARKADAPTTAQPPPAPAKSAPAGPPAAASDNGWRQDGAVREKERDEAGVASPSGEAEQSPATRGEIGRRFDGRNSGLTRGDMRVVRQDAAFDELWTRLWATRAQPPPRPAIDFARQVVVTVALGTQPTGGHGVRIESVRLAGSVLTVVVLETHPRPGAVVTQSMTQPFSVVVVEFDGRIPEDLEVRFDRRVTEGDLP